The region ACCAGATGGACATATGACTGGTATTACCAGCTGGGAGAGCCAGAGATCCGAAGCCATCAACACTGTCGACCCCGAAGTTCTGATCATCGGTGGTGGTCAAAAGTACGACCCGTCCCTTAACCTATGACCACATTCCTAATTCCTaaccttttcttttcctttatAGTGGtttggcaatggcagcccGCCTGAAAGTCCTCGGCATGGAAAACCTCATCATCGAACGCAGCGCCGAAGTCGGCGACGTCTGGAAAAATCGCTACGAATACCTCTCCCTCCACTTCCCACACTGGCCCGACCACCTCCCCTACTTCCAATACCCCCAGCACTGGCCCACCTACACACCAGCCCAGAAGCAGGGCTTGTACATGAAGTGGTACGCCTCCGCGCTGGAACTCAACGTCTGGACCAAATCACAGGTCATCAAGGCCGAGCAGGACGGACAAGGTAACTGGACCGTCATCATTAACAAGGATGGTGAAACCCGGAAATTACATCCTAAGCAGCTCATCATGGCTACATCGCTCTGCGGCGTCCCCTATACCCCGTCTGTACCAGGCATGGCCGAGTTCCGCGGTATAGTCCGACACTCCAGCGCACACTCCAGCGCGCGCCAATTCGCCGGGAAGAAAGTCTGCGTCGTGGGAACCTCGTCATCAGGCTTCGATACGGCGTACGAGTGCGCGCGTCTCGGAATCGATGTTACGCTGCTCCAGCGCTCGCCTACCTACGTCATGTCGTTGACCCATTCTGTCCCGCTTATGCTGGGCGGGTACGCGCCGGATAGGAACGGGAGATTGCCTGATATTGAGGTCCAGGATCGGCTTAATTTCGCTACGCCTGTTGGACCGGGGGAAGAGCTTGCTAGGCGGACTGCGAAGAAGTTAGAAGAGCTTGATGGGTCGCTGCTTGAAGCTCTGAATGCGCGTGGGTTGCGGACGTGGCGTGGTCAGCGCGATACTGGGAATTCTACGCTCGGTCAGACTCGCAATGGAGGGTTCTATTTTGATGCGGGGGCCTGTGACGAGATCATTAATGGTAATATCAAGGTGGAGGCTGGGTTCATTGAGAAATTCACTAAAGACAAGGTGATACTGAACGGTGGCCGTGAGAGGGAGTTTGA is a window of Aspergillus puulaauensis MK2 DNA, chromosome 4, nearly complete sequence DNA encoding:
- a CDS encoding flavin-containing monooxygenase (COG:Q;~EggNog:ENOG410PJH7;~InterPro:IPR036188,IPR032710;~PFAM:PF07992,PF13738); this encodes MAPHVQEPAVPIPVSKAKSVVFDHDNVSKPVADDFMYDFKYNHSLPTTDVLGVDIPADCDAQKEAEGIVARLEAATTKKDAQAFAALFLDYGVWRDKLSFTWDFRTFNFRAAILKAATDLLPQTKARNFSFLKPPPSVSRPYPDFSQLQFVVFFETEIVLASAVINAVLTKDGWRIYTMHTVAESLKDFPEQSAPDGHMTGITSWESQRSEAINTVDPEVLIIGGGQNGLAMAARLKVLGMENLIIERSAEVGDVWKNRYEYLSLHFPHWPDHLPYFQYPQHWPTYTPAQKQGLYMKWYASALELNVWTKSQVIKAEQDGQGNWTVIINKDGETRKLHPKQLIMATSLCGVPYTPSVPGMAEFRGIVRHSSAHSSARQFAGKKVCVVGTSSSGFDTAYECARLGIDVTLLQRSPTYVMSLTHSVPLMLGGYAPDRNGRLPDIEVQDRLNFATPVGPGEELARRTAKKLEELDGSLLEALNARGLRTWRGQRDTGNSTLGQTRNGGFYFDAGACDEIINGNIKVEAGFIEKFTKDKVILNGGREREFDLVIFATGFSNTIDSIRGTLGEKMASQCGPIWGIDEEGEYKTAYKETGVPNMWIMVGFLPMTRYASRFLALRLKALKEGISPPPYKL